The sequence AGCCGATGCGCCTGCCGCCCCGGCCAGCACCCAGCCCGATGAGCAATCCAGCGCGTCCCGGCTGGACGACGACCACCCGGACCAGCTGCGTCCCTACCGCCCCGGCGACCCGCTGCGCAGCATTGCCTGGAAACACAGCGCGCGGCTGGACAGCTGGCTGACCCGCGTCGGCCAGCAAGGCGAGCGGCTGGAGCGCTGGCTGGACTGGCACACCCTTCCCAGCGGCTTGTCGGACGAAGCCCGCCTGTCGCGGCTGACCCGCTGGGTGCTGCGGGCCGAGCAGGAAGAAATCGACTACGGCCTGCGGCTGCCGGGACAGGAAGTGCCGCTGGGTCACGGCCCGGCACAACTGCGGCAGTGTCTGGAAGCGCTGGCCACCTGGGGGCAGCCTTGAGCCGCCCGTTGACCGCGCTGGAGCAGCGACGTCTGCTCAGCCAGCTGCTGCTGGTGTTGCTGCCGCATGGCTGGAACCTGCCCGTGTGGCTGAGTGCGCTGGTGGGGCTGGCGCTCGGCTGGCAGGCGCTGCGCTTGTGGCGGCGCTGGCCGCCGCCGCCCCGGCTGCTGCTGTCGGTGATCAGTATTGCTGCCCTGCTGCTGGTAATTGTGCTGAATCTGCGAGACGGCAATGGTTTCAACCGCGAACTGGCGGTATCCATCCTGGTGCTGTTTGGTGCGCTCAAGCTGCTGGAAAGCCGCCAGCTGCGCGATGCGCAATTCTGTTTCCTGCTTGCCTTTTTCCTGCTGCTGACCTTGTTTCTCTATGGGCAGCCGTTCTGGCTGGCTGCATATGTGTTGGTCAGCGCGATCTTTGTCCTGCGCAACGGACTCTACCTCTGCCACCCGTCGATTGAGGGGCAGCTGTCGGCGTGGCGTTTCCTTGGACGGCTGCAACTGTATGGCCTTCCCTGGCTGGTGGTGCTGTTCGTGCTGTTTCCCCGGCTGGACCGCCCGCTCTGGCAATTGCAGCATGACCCGGGCCGAGGCATCACCGGGGTCAGCGACCTGATGAGCCCGGGCAATATCGGCCAACTGATCCGCTCGACTGAGGTCGCCTTCCGCGCCGAATTCAGCGGGGCCCGTCCGTCGCCAGATGAGCTGTACTGGCGAGGGCTGGTGCTGTGGGATTATGACGGCCGCAGTTGGCTTCCAAGCCCGGAGCGCCGAGCATTCGCACGCGACATTCCGGCAGCGGCAATTCGCTATCGCTATCGTGTCACCCTTGAGCCACACCAGCAACGCTGGCTCTACCTGCTGGACCGCGGTCAGCAGGTGCTCGACAATGACCGGGGCAATTTCACGCTGGATGGCGAGTACTTCCGCCAGAGCACCGTCGACAGCCGCATGATGTACCGGGCGACCGCCGTAGCGGAAGACCCGGAAGTGATGGACACCCCCACCTTGCAGCAAGCCTTGTACCTGCCACCGGGCAACCCGCAAGCCCGGGCGCTGGCTGCACGCTGGGCCAGCCTGCCCACGCCACAGCAGCGGGTCAACGCTGCGCTGGCCTTGTTCCGGCAAGCCCCATTTGGCTATACCCTGGAGCCGCCGCCGCTGGGTAAGCAGGCGGTAGATGACTTCCTGTTCCGCACCCGGCTGGGGTTTTGCGAGCACTACAGCTCCAGCTTTGTGTTCCTGATGCGCGCATCCGGCGTACCGGCGCGGGTGGTGGTGGGTTATCTGGGCGGGGAATACAACACCCTCAGCAATTACTACATCGTTCGCCAGGCCGACGCCCACGCCTGGGCCGAAGTCTGGCTGGCCGGGCGCGGCTGGGTACGTGTGGATCCGACCGCGGCCGTGTCGCCTGACCGGGTTGACCAGGGCATTGCAGCCGCCATCAACGACGCCGGGGCGCAGGATATCCGCGCCTTGCGCACGCCGGACTGGATGCGTTCGCTACGCTGGGGGGTCGATGGTCTGGTCAACGGCTGGAACAAGTGGATTCTGAGCTACGACAGCCGCGAGCAGCTGGGCATGCTGGAGCGGCTGGGGCTGGAGAGCAACGCCATGGCGCTGGCGCGCCTGCTGGGGCTGGTACTGGCCAGCCTGCTGTTGCTGGCCACCCTGCCCCTGCTGCGCCAGCGCGGGCCGAAGCTGAGCCCGCTGCAAGCCGCCTATCAGCAGTTGTGCCTGCAGTTGGCCAAGGCAGGCTGCCCGCGTCAGCCGCAGGAGGGGCCGCTGGATTACGCCGCCCGACTCAGCCAGGCCTTCCCGTACGCCGCGCGCGAGCTGCAATCCCTGCTGACCAGCTACGCCCGCCTCTACTACGGTGCTGCAGTGAGTGAACAGGCCATGCAAGCCTGGGCACAACGCGCCCGCCGCTACCGCTTGCCGCGGCCTTGAATGGAGAACAAGGCATGTATCTGCTGCTGAAATACCTGATTACCGCCGGGCTGGTGGTGCTGATCAGCGAGGTGGCGCGCCGCAACGATCGCCTGGGGGGCTTGCTGGCCGCCTTGCCGCTGGTGACTGTACTGACCCTGTGCTGGTTGCGGCTGGAGCAGCAATCGGCCGACAAGATCGGCAACCATGCCTGGTATACCTTCTGGTACGTGCTGCCCACCCTGCCGATGTTCCTCAGCTTTCCCTGGCTGCAGGCCCGCTGTGGCTTTGTGCTGGCCTTGCTGCTCAGCGTGCTGGGTACGGTGCCGCTGTTCTGGGGCTACGCCCGCCTGCTGCAGCGGGTGGGCATCCACTTGCTGTAGCGACTGCCTTGTCAGCACCAGGGCGCACACGGCGGGCTTGTGCCTCAATGCTTGACATATTCACCACCCAGCACCAGCGCAGGATCATCCACCTGCAACCCGTTCTTGCTGCGCTTGAGCTGTAAACGATCAAAAGCAGGTGTCACCAGCCAGGTCTCGTCGTCCACGGCAAATGCCGCAATACGGGCACGGCTGCGCTCGGCTGGCAAGACCAGCCATTGCCACTCCCCTTGCAGGCGCGCCACCCGCAGCCCGGCGCGCACCCACTGCTCATTGGCGGGCATGTGAACGATGGCATCGCCATTCTGGCCACTGATGGCGGTCAGCGTCTTGCCATTTTTGCTTTCAAAACGAACCTCAACCCCGGCAAT is a genomic window of Leeia aquatica containing:
- a CDS encoding transglutaminase TgpA family protein, with the protein product MSRPLTALEQRRLLSQLLLVLLPHGWNLPVWLSALVGLALGWQALRLWRRWPPPPRLLLSVISIAALLLVIVLNLRDGNGFNRELAVSILVLFGALKLLESRQLRDAQFCFLLAFFLLLTLFLYGQPFWLAAYVLVSAIFVLRNGLYLCHPSIEGQLSAWRFLGRLQLYGLPWLVVLFVLFPRLDRPLWQLQHDPGRGITGVSDLMSPGNIGQLIRSTEVAFRAEFSGARPSPDELYWRGLVLWDYDGRSWLPSPERRAFARDIPAAAIRYRYRVTLEPHQQRWLYLLDRGQQVLDNDRGNFTLDGEYFRQSTVDSRMMYRATAVAEDPEVMDTPTLQQALYLPPGNPQARALAARWASLPTPQQRVNAALALFRQAPFGYTLEPPPLGKQAVDDFLFRTRLGFCEHYSSSFVFLMRASGVPARVVVGYLGGEYNTLSNYYIVRQADAHAWAEVWLAGRGWVRVDPTAAVSPDRVDQGIAAAINDAGAQDIRALRTPDWMRSLRWGVDGLVNGWNKWILSYDSREQLGMLERLGLESNAMALARLLGLVLASLLLLATLPLLRQRGPKLSPLQAAYQQLCLQLAKAGCPRQPQEGPLDYAARLSQAFPYAARELQSLLTSYARLYYGAAVSEQAMQAWAQRARRYRLPRP
- a CDS encoding DUF3147 family protein is translated as MYLLLKYLITAGLVVLISEVARRNDRLGGLLAALPLVTVLTLCWLRLEQQSADKIGNHAWYTFWYVLPTLPMFLSFPWLQARCGFVLALLLSVLGTVPLFWGYARLLQRVGIHLL